GTATGGAGTTCCATGAGACGGGCCTGCTGCGCTTCAAACAGAAGGCGGACATGGGCATCGTTCACCCACTGCACAAGAGCACAATAGGAGGCCGCAAGGACAAGGACTTAGTCCTTGTCGGCAACAGTAATCCGGTGAGAAACACAGAGTACATTTACAGTGAACACTGAGcattttgaaaacagaaaatgacacaTTGTGAGCACAcctcttttattttatgtatgttgTTCCAGGTTGTGTTCCAGCAAGGCACTACCAAGCTGAGCGTGGAGAAGGACAAGACCTCAGTTGTCAGTGATGTTGGCATATCCTTCACAGACCCTCGCACACAGACCACGTACTTCAGcacagactttgaaaaccatGAGTTTCATTTGCCCAAAGGAGTCAAAGTTCTCAGTGTTAAAAAGGCTTCAACAGAAAGGGTGTGTATAATGACGTCTAATAGGTGTAACAAAAAGtaattcatttattatattaGTGTTTCACAACCTGTGCTCCAAGTACTATCAGTACACAATACTACAAAACAGGAAAGTAAAATGTCATCTTCAGAAATTTTGTAAATGAATAACTAAAGCAGTCATCTGGAACACGCTGAGCTGTATCAGTGTAAAATGGAAAaagttttttcagttttccacATGGCAAAAACGAACGTACACAACCCAGATTGAAAATGTGATTATCCAGAGAGACATGAAGTTTGCAGTTCACCTGTGCTCCCTGGCTGGTCTGACAGAGCCTGAGAGAATCTGAAAGAAAAGCAGGTGCTGTATGTATGTCAGCGCATACAGCAGCATTACTCTGTGCCtgaatatgaatatttacatttattcatttagctgacgcttttatcaaaAGCCACTTCCAGTTGCTAAATATTGcttgtcagaggttgcacagcTCTGGAGCAACCAGGGGTTAAGTTTCTTGCTCAGTGACACATTGGTGTGTTTGTCAcaatggggaattgaacctggatATCTCACACCTAAAGtacgtgtcttatccactgtcccatcaccaccccaatagATCAAATTTTAGCTTTACTTAAAACTTATTTTCAAAACTTGCTTTCacattgtaattgtgttgtATTCTGTGTGTTGATGGCAAATTGATGGCAAAATATATCTTTACATTAAGTTTataacacatacatatgtggAAAAGAGATAGGAGTCTAAAAACTTTCCAAAGCCCCTGTGTATGCTGTTTAAAGTGGTTACCAATCTCATTTTTTGTCTCTGATCTTAGATCACCAGTAGTGCAGCATCTGACCTGAACATTAAAGGGGACAGCAAGGCCATCATTCGTGGAAACGAGGGCGTCAACATCATGGGTCGGACCATAGAGTTTAAAATGGGTGGAGGCATCGAGCTCAGGGCTGTAAGTATGAAATGTAGCTACATGtcctgttaataataataatgcgtGACTCTGGGGACCttgttttcaatgttttatttcaaaaataaagGTTTTGCAAACTCTTTTATGAATACAGTTTAAAGCTGATAAAGGTGAATACgtgaggatggatggattttctgTTTGCAGGAGAACAGCATTGTCCTCAATGGATCAGTCATGTTCAATGCTACACGCATCCCTAATTCCGCAGGAGACGTATATTTCGATGAAGGTCTGGAGAGGTACAAGCTCTGCATGTGTGCAGATGGGACTCTGTTCCGTGTGCAGGTGAAATACCCCAACATGGGCTGCCAGACCTCAGATAACCCATGTAGAAAAGCTCACTAGGAGACGTGACTGGAATCTTCTGTCACATCTCTCTACAATCTGTCACCACTGAAGTCAGATTACAAATTTGCATTTACAGAACATTCATCATGACTTGCACATAATAATACCTCTGCAGCTCACCTAACAAATTCTGTATTCCTCATTTTGTTTGCCAAACAGGAGTTGTGTTACAAATGATTGCCAGTTGGCCAAAGATATGACTATACTTGTAAGTGCTGAAGTATTTTATTGTTCTGCAGGTTTgccaattttatttaaaatgtataatgcCATATCAGTGCATAACACTCCTATATTTAACATTAtactgtggttttaaactgcTCATTGATAGCAATTAGAAgctaaagtatttattttttgccttACCGTCCAGTATTACTAATATACAGACCTTGCAGAGGGGTTGTATAAgattttatttgctgttcaTTGTTTCTGGCAgctgtgtttaatattttctttattattatgattCACTGACGAGCGTGAGACACTATAGGATTACAATGACTTATCTAATATTAAATTTGGGataaactgtaaaacacaaGATATATTTTAAGCCATCCAGTTATTCTTAAGCAGAGTAGGTCTCTTTCTGCACATCTTGGCCTGTCTATAATGCACGTGCCAATGGATATACAAGGGATGATGTAGAATatatgtaatattctaattttgtTGCAAACCTTTTTTACAGCGAAATAATACAATATTGAAAAACAGAACGAGAGTGCGTGCACTAAGATTATGCTACAGATGATTAAATGTTGGGATTCATGAATCAGGAAAGTTTAAATAATCAGTTGCTTGGTTTGAAGCCTATATTGAGTGCTCTGAATTTTGTGCAATATAGTATAAAAAGATATGACTTTCATTTTGCTTTGTATTGTCTTGTCCGATGTGGAGAGAGTGTTTTTGATCAACTAAAAAAACAAGGCTATCAGCCGTATTTGAAAAGTTCTCATTGCTATGTTTGTTTCAATAAAGAAACGTTACTATGTGAAACTTCTTATCATTGGCTTCTATAAATGTCTCAAGTGTTTACATGGtcatttaaaatcataaaacatTACTGTGCCTCATTATGCCGTTTTATTATCTAATAGAATGTGCAACAGGGGCATGTTCCCTTGCCATAAATTTTCAGGATCATAGTCATCTACCATACATAAAGAGGGAAACAATGACAGTAAGATATTAACCTGACGTGTAAATGATTGAGTGAATCGCAGAATGTCATCTTTGGGTAGGTGCATGTTAAGCTAGACGCAGCGAAATACTGTTCAGACTTTGATCGGAACTGCAAGAGACAAAGTTAACACACTGGAAGCACTCTGGGTGTGAAAAAATAGTCACTGGTATTCCTGTCAGTTTGGCAAAGAGTGGATACACAGGTGagtttaatgttttaagttCATTTGCTATTTGTATTGTCATTTGTTATGGATTTTCCTTAACTTAATAAATTACTGTGtgatgaagagagaaaaatattttgcatttgGTCTTCTCGCATTGGATTTAGTGATTTTAATATTGACTGAACAAGGACGCAGTCTGTCTTTGATATAACAATGGTATAAATGGCtcttattatttctttttgacTGAGTCTCTTGATGATCATCTATCTGTACCTGCAGGACAGGTCGTGATGGCAGTGGCACAGGGGCCATTCttggctgctgtgctgctccTTGTCTCCTCGGGGCTCCATTGCTTCTCTCCCCTACCTGCCTGTC
This genomic window from Micropterus dolomieu isolate WLL.071019.BEF.003 ecotype Adirondacks linkage group LG05, ASM2129224v1, whole genome shotgun sequence contains:
- the LOC123971447 gene encoding beta-sarcoglycan-like isoform X2, with amino-acid sequence MREKAIERRTINKEHNSNFKAGYVPIEEERLHKTGLRGRKGNMAVCIVVLLFLLALINLIITLVIWTVIRIGPHGCDSMEFHETGLLRFKQKADMGIVHPLHKSTIGGRKDKDLVLVGNSNPVVFQQGTTKLSVEKDKTSVVSDVGISFTDPRTQTTYFSTDFENHEFHLPKGVKVLSVKKASTERITSSAASDLNIKGDSKAIIRGNEGVNIMGRTIEFKMGGGIELRAENSIVLNGSVMFNATRIPNSAGDVYFDEGLERYKLCMCADGTLFRVQVKYPNMGCQTSDNPCRKAH
- the LOC123971447 gene encoding beta-sarcoglycan-like isoform X1 is translated as MASEQESSNGPVKKSMREKAIERRTINKEHNSNFKAGYVPIEEERLHKTGLRGRKGNMAVCIVVLLFLLALINLIITLVIWTVIRIGPHGCDSMEFHETGLLRFKQKADMGIVHPLHKSTIGGRKDKDLVLVGNSNPVVFQQGTTKLSVEKDKTSVVSDVGISFTDPRTQTTYFSTDFENHEFHLPKGVKVLSVKKASTERITSSAASDLNIKGDSKAIIRGNEGVNIMGRTIEFKMGGGIELRAENSIVLNGSVMFNATRIPNSAGDVYFDEGLERYKLCMCADGTLFRVQVKYPNMGCQTSDNPCRKAH